In one Lolium rigidum isolate FL_2022 chromosome 3, APGP_CSIRO_Lrig_0.1, whole genome shotgun sequence genomic region, the following are encoded:
- the LOC124694491 gene encoding cortical cell-delineating protein-like, which produces MAPSKLALFLALNLVLLAAVAHGCTPYCPTPPILPPPSTSHCSIGTLKLQVCANVLNLVKLKLGVPANEQCCPLLKGLADLDAAVCLCTAIKANVLGLKLNVPVDLNLLLNKCGKTCPENFTCPL; this is translated from the coding sequence ATGGCGCCCTCTAAGCTGGCCCTGTTCCTGGCCTTGAACCttgtcctcctcgccgccgttgcCCACGGCTGCACCCCATACTGCCCCACCCCACCAATCCTCCCACCGCCCTCCACCAGCCACTGCTCGATCGGCACGCTTAAGCTCCAGGTGTGCGCCAACGTGCTAAACCTGGTCAAGCTCAAGCTGGGCGTGCCGGCGAACGAGCAGTGCTGCCCGCTGCTCAAAGGGCTTGCCGACCTGGACGCCGCCGTGTGCCTCTGCACCGCCATCAAGGCCAACGTCCTCGGGCTCAAGCTCAACGTCCCCGTCGACCTCAACCTCCTCCTCAACAAGTGCGGCAAGACCTGCCCCGAAAACTTCACCTGCCCCCTCTGA